A stretch of DNA from Bradyrhizobium algeriense:
GAACTGAAGAAAAAGGCGAAGGCCGAAGGCCTCTGGAACATGTTCATGCCGCCGAACGCGCATGAGGATGACGAATTCCGCGGTGCGGGATTGACCAACCTCGAATATGCGCTGCTGTCGGAAGAGATGGGCCGCATCTCCTGGGCCTCGGAGGTGTTCAACTGCTCGGCTCCCGATACCGGCAACATGGAAGTGTTCATCCGCTACGGTACCAAGGAGCAGAAGCGGAAGTGGCTGCGGCCGCTGATGGACGGCGAAATCCGCTCCGCCTTCCTGATGACCGAGCCGGCCGTGGCGTCGTCGGACGCCACCAATATCGAGACGCGCATCGAAAAGGACGGCGACCACTACGTCATCAACGGCCGCAAATGGTGGTCGTCGGGCGTCGGCGATCCCCGCTGCAAGATCGCGATCCTGATGGGCAAGACCGATCCGAAGGCGGCGAAGCACCAGCAGCAGTCGCAGATCCTGGTGCCGCTCGACACACCCGGCATCAAGGTGGAGAAGATGCTGCCGGTGTTCGGCTTTGACGATGCGCCGCACGGTCACGCCCAGGTACTGCTGGAAAACGTTCGCGTGCCGAAGGAAAACATCCTGCTCGGCGAAGGCCGCGGCTTCGAGATCGCGCAGGGTCGCCTCGGCCCGGGCCGGATCCATCACTGCATGCGCACCATCGGCAAGGCCGAAGAGGCGCTGGAGAAGATGGTGAAGCGGCTGGCCTCGCGCACCGCGTTCGGCAAGAAGATCATCGAGCACTCGGTGTGGGAACAACGCATCGGCGAAGCGCGCGCCGATATCGAGATGAATCGTCTGCTCTGCCTCAAGGCCGCCGACATGATGGACAAGGTTGGCAACAAGACTGCGCAGGCCGAGATCGCGATGATCAAGGTCACGGCCCCGAACATGGCGCTGAGGATCATCGACAATGCCATCCAGGCTTACGGCGGCGGGGGCGTCTCCGACGATGCCGGCCTGGCGCGGGATTATGCGCACATCCGTACGCTCCGCCTGGCGGACGGTCCGGACGAGGTGCACAATCGCGCCATTGCCAGACTTGAACTTCGGAAGTATGCAAACGCTACGCACTAACGGGAGGCCACGAATGGCGCTCCCCAACGTCTAAGAAAATTGAGGGAGCGTCATCGTGGCGGACGGCGTCAGGAAAGACGAAGAGTTCTCGGGCACCAAGGAAGTCGAGGAGCGTCATCGCATCAACGAGGCGAACCTCGATCGCTGGATGCGCGAGCATGTCGAAGGCTATCAGGGGCCGCTGACCGTCCTGCAGTTCAAGGGCGGCCAGTCCAACCCGACCTACAAGCTCGAGACGTCAGGCCGATCCTACGTGAT
This window harbors:
- a CDS encoding acyl-CoA dehydrogenase family protein — its product is MNFDMSEKQKEWLNRVQAFMKTHVRPAVPIYDKQDAEGPRWKVIPILEELKKKAKAEGLWNMFMPPNAHEDDEFRGAGLTNLEYALLSEEMGRISWASEVFNCSAPDTGNMEVFIRYGTKEQKRKWLRPLMDGEIRSAFLMTEPAVASSDATNIETRIEKDGDHYVINGRKWWSSGVGDPRCKIAILMGKTDPKAAKHQQQSQILVPLDTPGIKVEKMLPVFGFDDAPHGHAQVLLENVRVPKENILLGEGRGFEIAQGRLGPGRIHHCMRTIGKAEEALEKMVKRLASRTAFGKKIIEHSVWEQRIGEARADIEMNRLLCLKAADMMDKVGNKTAQAEIAMIKVTAPNMALRIIDNAIQAYGGGGVSDDAGLARDYAHIRTLRLADGPDEVHNRAIARLELRKYANATH